The DNA window GGACGGAAGGTGTGGTCGGCCACACCCCACCTAGGGGGGAAGATGACAAAGTCTGCGATGGCCACACCAGGTCGTGTGGATTTGGCAGTCAGGACAGTGAAGATAGATGGATCCTAAAGGAAAGTAAAACTGTCACTTTAGGggctgaaaacacagagaggtgagggaatttgtgtgtctgtgtctgtagaCTCTCACCGCATGGTCAAAGGCCACACAGTTGATAACCATGAAGTTGGTCAGGTTGTATTTGTACGGTGTATAGTTCCCATGCCAAGCCACCACATTGAACGGAGAGAAATCCTATGCAGAGCACAGAGCGAAACAAATAAGACGAGTCTACCccagcaacaaacacaaaagacttTAAATTGAGCTTTTCACATCGAAAAAAGGAATAATGAATAATGTCTTTGTAATCTTAAATTCCCAGAGAGTACTTCTTGAcataaagagatgaaaaaaaatggtAATAATGAAACGGGTTGATTGTGAAAGAGGGTGTGCTTCTTTCATTCTTTCGTCGCTTTCATTCCCCCTGTTCTTTGTGAAGCGAGGCTCCAGGTATTATGGGGTAATTGGCTTCACAATCAAACTTTCCCAAACTTGAGCATTTTGACGCTCACTTGGCACagttatgggggggggggggggagggggggggcagctgTAACAGTGGGTGCAGAGATATTTCTTTATCTTGATTGTTAAAACCACAGCAATTTTATATAGTTTCTCTGTTCTGATAATGTCACTGCGAAAAAAGACATTCAACAGCAGCTCTGAAATCAATATAGTTCATTACAACTCGAGCAGCCTCTTGCGTGACCTGCGTGCTCCTTACACACACGCGCAGGAACACTTCGACACACGAACAGCCAATACACACATCAAATAAAACCTCTCACACATATGCATACacaaaaaatgttctttaagcACTTAACAACCAAGAAAAACCTTAAACTGATACATCATTTACAGTTAGTTAGCGTACAAAAAAGGCCTTCAGGAAACCTGGCGCAGGAAATCTCTTGGACATTCAACCGCGGTAGCTCCACTACATTCAATTAAAACGAAGGCAAAAAGGGAGGAGAGTGAACACtggcacacaaaacacaaacatattggCCCAGTCAAGCAAATAATAAGTTAATTTGAGCAATTTCAGCACTCTGCGGGAGATCAAAACAGCAGGACCAGACGGGAGCTGCAGCATCTTCCCTAAGACGAGGCCCCTGAGTCTCCTCCACCTTATTTTTCCTTACCACTGTTGCCTCACCCTTTGTTTTAGTAAGGGTACATGCGTGGAAAAGGGTGTAAGGCGCAGTCCGGAGGCTCCACCTCTGACACAAAACCGGCAGCAGATACTCAACAGAGGCAGCAACAGTCTTTGACAATTTTTGTTTCGCTATATAAGACAGTATCTTTCCCTTGTGTACTCCCTACAATGAATAATAACAGTGTGGTTTGACATGGTTTCCACGGTTACAACCCCTCAACTCCcacctcccacctcctcctgtctcGATGAAAAACCTCCTGTCAAACATTATGGGTCGATCCAATTATGCACCCAACAGGACATTTCAGGAGGGGCAGGATCATTTCAGGAGACAAATCCGGTGAAATGAATGCCTAACtttggaaggtttttttttttggttttttttaagaaagtgGGCTTCACAGGTACACTGTCTCTAACTCCATTATATGCCTTAACTAATTATGAGTGATTAAGACTCGCAACGGAGACGAAGCGGAAACCTGCTGCATGGTATAACAGCTAATGCTTCCATATTAACGGGGATTGCAGTTCAACCTGCAGGAACAGCTAATGGATCTTATGCTTCACTTGAACAGTTTCCTGTTGCGGTTCGATGGGTTTTactgaagcaaaaacaaacctgCATAGGGTAATAGGCCACATATGGCAAATATCGAGGCCTCTTTCATTGAGCTTGTGTGTACATTTGAGTGTACAGAAACCACACAAGAATAACACCTGTTGGCTGGCGAAGAGCTTTCCTTGGTACTTGTTGATGACGGTGTAACCTGTGGCCACTTTGCGATCCTCGTACCAGGCAACTGGACACAGGAAATCTCTGGGGTTGGCCAAACCATTGGCACCTGCACAACATACATACAGAGTTATACATCTGCACATACCAGTATACATTAGAAAGTATCACCTTCATAAACCATTATACAGTCCtgctagcagctctgtgaggttGTACTTTGGTATGGTTGTGCTCTGAGCTAAAAACTAAAATGGACATGCTAACATGATGTATGTTTactatttatgtatgtgtgggtgtgaatgtgtgtgtagatgtgtggcTGTACCTGCACTGTTCATTACATTAATTATCATTATCATATCAtaattattacatatttatggttttagtaacacacttttaatgtgttttaatcattatttaactgacacgttttactgatgaatgaatgtattttaatatgttgctactgcatcagagcactgtgaagtccaaggcaaatttcccactgggacgaTAAAGTTAATCCTAATCTATTTTAGTTGAAGCTCAGTTTGTTGCCAGTAACATTTGCTCATTAGCCCTCAAACCAAAGTTAGATTTGCAGGAATAACGCacactattaaaaaaacacatgttacaTATTTATAGCTCTTCATGTTCAATCAAGAGATAAAGAGAGTTATTATGTTTCGTAAGACATAAAGTTTAACCTCATCATGCATTAGACAAAAGTCAGGGGTTCACTATAGACTTTTGGATTCTTCCTGTGGAGAGCATGGATACTTGTACAAAGTCTTACACCATCCTATAGATGTTAAGATATTTTGTTCAGGAGCGTTATGGTGAACTGGAAAACTGACACGTATTTTAATCTCTAAAGCTGTGCTGCCCGTTTTGGTGAAAACACAGATGTGGAGGAGAACGGGAAAACTTATACTGGTGAAATTGCAGGACATAGACATAAAGAGATTATTATGAAGAGGTCAAAGGATGAATAGAACTAGATGcttccacacacaaacatgtttaaacacaTACCTATGGGTCCCAGATCAGGGAGTTCAAAATGGGCTCCATACACCTCCAGGATATAGCCTCGAGTTTCTCCAAAGACATCCACACTGAAGCGCATCCCTTGCTGGAGAAAACAAATGAGAAGTGGTGTTGAAGGGAAATTGAATGCTGTTATATAAATTGTAGGATGATCTGTTGCAGAGTGGACATGGGTTCGTGGACTAATGTGTTTGGGAAAATCTCAAGCTCTGCAATTGGGAAATTGTTGTGGTCAAGCTTGTCTTAGCCCAAAACCACTTTCAGctattattcatgttttaaggtcactttcaaaatgttcaaaactcTGACACTCTGAATATGGTAGTGCGGCGAGTTGGCAAacacaatgatttattttaagatgAATACATAGACCTCACCTGGATCACACAGATCTCGTTGGGCTCGACCATCATCTTCCCAAACTCTGTGGTGATCAAGATCTCACCCTGCTGGGGGActagagagacaaacagaccaAAAGAGAGgcgatgggaaaaaaaaagaaggaaatatgAGGGAGAATAAGTGCTGAGAATGGAGCTATCTTTGTTCTTCTGATAGATGACAgtgaaaacatcaacatctctctctttcctcaccAATCAAAAAGTCTCCGTCGGAGTTGTTGAAGCACCtgaaacaaggaaaaaaaaagagagagagctttgAAATGATTGTCAAAGTAACCAAAGATTCTCTAGCTGTTTGATATGTGAAAATGCATCGATTTGTCACATAATGgcacatttgcacacaaacacacacaaatacacacaaatacacacatagacacacacacctgtcaacCATGGAGGTGTTGCAGGTGTAGACATGAATGCCGATGCCGTTGCGGGATTTGGCATCTCCCGCCCCGCAGACAGTATGCAGACCCTGAAACATAGAGATGCATACATTCGTTTTCTGGGATTTAAGTATCTTTAAAGATagggtatttaaaaaaaaaaaaaaaagtagacttACAGCTACAAAGTCCACTTTCTTCTCTGTAGATTTGGGGATGGTGAAAGGCAGCCATCGCAGCTGTGGTAGAAAGCATCATCAGTCAGCTAATTCAATAGGCACAGCATCATTTAAGAAACACAttgctgcaacaacaaaaaaaaattgcaggccatttaaagacatttttttcaactAGCTTCTTACTATAGGATAATACAAACGTTAGAACTGTTTGGTTCTTTACTGATGACACATTCATGTTCCTTACTGCTTTTCTAACTTGTTCAAAGCAGATTCGCTTAGTTAAAAAGGTCATGTCATGTATGTCTTTGCAGCCATcagaatttaattttttatcatAGCTGaagtgcatttttatttattatttgctGAAAATGCCAAAATAGTAAATCTGATCAGATCTGATCCCACAAACTTGATGAAGCAGATCAGTTCAGGGAGTTAAAGTGACACTTTGGAAACATGGTATTATTTTCTTGCAGAGCAGTAGCTGAAGATCATCCTCATGTCTGCTGGGCAATGGAAAACTATGGCCAGctgccagttagcttagcatagcattaAGACAGCAAAACATGGGGTAACAGCTATGTAGTCCCGAACTCTTGGCAAGAAGGTAACTTAGAAAGCTACTGTGACTTCTGTCTGATTACCACTATTTCCTATCTAAGAATAAATTGAAAAGGTAAAAGGCTCAAAGGGCTTTTAATAAGATTCACAATTTCTCTGCTTTGTCCAAAAGACATGATGAACATAAACTCTAACTTTTGAGCCTTTTTGTACCTGGTTAGGATCAGGCTCCACTTGGTTCCAGTTCTCTGTCAGGTTTCCACAGGGCTCTGCTGTGAAAGGCTTATGTCTGACAGAGGGCAAGATGCGGTACAACCAGCTGGTGGAAGAAAAAGGAACGAAATTAAGCATAAGCTCTGTGTGGTCATGAAGAGATAAGGGAGCTGtactaaaagttaaaaaaaaaaaaaaaaaaaaaatgaatacctCCTCTTATTGGCTGGCCGGGGGCAGGTGAAGGCAGAGCCAGAGATCTGCTCAGCATAGAGGCCGTATGGACAGACCTGAGGGTTGTTCTGGAGAGACATGGCACAGTGTTCAGATCGTGTGTTAATATGGGATAGAGATAGTTACACCCCTCTTGGGAtcagattttcatgaagattttacAAATCCTAACTCCTATTGTGTCACATTAAGTACAAACACAATTAAAGCAAGCTaaaacaatgtttattttttccgatgaataaagtcaaaatgagGCCAATGAGTGTCCTGGTGTGCACGTATATTACCTGTCCCTCAGGTAAAGACCCAGGACATCGAGGGTCCTCCGAGGATAACTCATTCCCAAACCCGCTCAGGTACTGCAAGAGAAAGCAAGACATTGAACTCCCCCAGTTGAGCcaagtgaaagtgaaaaatcacaaatacaCATGAAAACTCCATGAGGCTTCATTGTAATGCAGGATAAATGTGTTCACGCTGGTTATAATTAAATCTGAAGGCTTGTCATTAAGCCTTGTCTTTTTGTTAATTGTTGTCACATTGATTCACATTAGATCCATgataaaacaaactgcagttatGCCAAATTTCCCCCCTCACAGTCATCTATTATTTTTGTGTTACAGAGAAGGACTAATTACACAAACATCATCCACAGTGCTTTTTGATCAATATTTCAACAGGATTATTACTCTATTCCCCCGCTACACTGCCATTTATCCTCAGAAATATCTTTTCATCTTAATAGTTCTTGCCACTATGTTATGTATATTTTTGCTGACTCATTGTtggtctgcaaaaaaaaaaaaacgcacccAAAGTCGCTGATCGTTACCATATGTGCGCGTTCCCGAGTGCGTGCGCAAAAACATTTGTTGCTTCTCTTTGTGCCTCTTGAACAAATAATGTAAAAGTACGATTTTCTTCAAATGTTCCTGTCACAGTAGCAAAGCGGGTGGAAAAACATGATATCCAGCATTTATCAAGAGTTAAACAATGCATAACCTGTCACATATAATGACTCATTTTGTCACCTTTCATTGTTAAAATACTTGC is part of the Labrus mixtus chromosome 19, fLabMix1.1, whole genome shotgun sequence genome and encodes:
- the hgd gene encoding homogentisate 1,2-dioxygenase; the protein is MAGLKYLSGFGNELSSEDPRCPGSLPEGQNNPQVCPYGLYAEQISGSAFTCPRPANKRSWLYRILPSVRHKPFTAEPCGNLTENWNQVEPDPNQLRWLPFTIPKSTEKKVDFVAGLHTVCGAGDAKSRNGIGIHVYTCNTSMVDRCFNNSDGDFLIVPQQGEILITTEFGKMMVEPNEICVIQQGMRFSVDVFGETRGYILEVYGAHFELPDLGPIGANGLANPRDFLCPVAWYEDRKVATGYTVINKYQGKLFASQQDFSPFNVVAWHGNYTPYKYNLTNFMVINCVAFDHADPSIFTVLTAKSTRPGVAIADFVIFPPRWGVADHTFRPPYYHRNCMSEFMGLIKGHYEAKEEGFQPGGASLHSMMTPHGPDAECFEKCSTAELKPERVAEGTMAFMFESSFSMAVTKWGLQTCQRLDKGYYQCWEPLRSHFDPNWKPSKQQ